In Ipomoea triloba cultivar NCNSP0323 chromosome 15, ASM357664v1, one genomic interval encodes:
- the LOC116005575 gene encoding vesicle-associated protein 2-2-like translates to MSFDLLDIIPRDVKFIFESRKQSTSTIRLANKSDKDVAFKVKTTNPKKYSVRPNAGVLSPKSSCDFTITMQAQREPPPDMICKDKFLVQGATVPEGTTEEDITSEMFAKDDGKYVQENKLRVILVNPSDSPVLSPMNGVHSHQARNVFADDVFGSAKFSALSEENGKELVDTKLLESKSRKDIEELESFKEVMKSKLNELELQLSAAEATIARLTEERKEIARERESLQRELAIMTSKKVVKKVHVGFPLMYVVMVAVFSLTIGCLLRRL, encoded by the exons ATGAGTTTTGATTTGTTGGATATTATACCTCGGGATGTCAAATTCATAT TTGAATCAAGGAAGCAAAGTACAAGCACTATTCGTCTAGCCAATAAGTCTGACAAGGATGTTGCTTTTAAG GTCAAGACTACAAATCCGAAGAAATATTCTGTCCGACCAAATGCGGGGGTCCTTAGTCCTAAGTCATCTTGTGATTTTACGA TAACTATGCAAGCACAACGGGAGCCACCTCCTGATATGATATGCAAGGACAAGTTCTTAGTTCAAGGCGCAACTGTCCCTGAGGGGACTACAGAAGAGGATATTACCTCAGAGATG TTTGCTAAAGATGATGGCAAATATGTGCAAGAGAACAAACTGAGGGTGATCCTTGTCAATCCATCCGACTCACCAGTACTGTCACCAATGAATGGAGTGCACAGTCATCAAGCAAGAAATGTGTTTGCTGATGATGTCTTTGGCAGTGCAAAATTCAGTGCACTTTCAGAA GAAAATGGCAAGGAGTTGGTGGATACAAAGCTTTTAGAGAGTAAATCCAGGAAGGATATCGAAGAGCTGGAATCTTTCAAGGAGGTGATGAAGTCAAAACTTAATGAACTTGAACTACAATTAAGTGCG GCTGAAGCAACCATTGCTAGGCTGACAGAGGAGAGAAAAGAGATTGCTCGGGAGAGAGAGAGTTTACAACGAGAATTG GCCATAATGACAAGTAAGAAGGTTGTCAAAAAAGTGCACGTTGGATTTCCTTTGATGTATGTGGTGATGGTTGCAGTCTTTAGTTTGACAATTGGATGCCTTTTACGTCGTTTATAG